Proteins from a single region of Streptomyces sp. TN58:
- a CDS encoding alpha/beta fold hydrolase, translating to MPNHPLHVVTAAAALVCLTALGPVPAGAAAGPAAPGAAASPDSRSDGPGPGSAAPSRFVPGPCPEPPEPIEALADARCGHLEVPENRSRPGGRTIDLSVAVIPAVSPAKPAQDPVVFMAGGPGADTFDDIPFLVDSGLNKGRDLIVMAQRGNLYDQPNLACPEIDRFNEQAVGLGYDSDQAKQLMLKAVKDCRDRLTAQGVDLSAYNTTENAADFADLREALKLRQWNVYGYSYGSNLALTYLRLHPEGIRAFAIDSVTPPRHVTLPWAWGSTAEGIDNIIEACAAQPACKNRYPDFRRTLTEQVRRLEARPLTLNVEPPGGGEPVTVVLDGGALLNLIVAFSPRPEDLPAALDELADGNPERFAKARAAGSVQKTGAFAHGLTQSVVCGEWAPGYSEADVLAAGRKVYPDWPDTVLAEVPQLPFQYPACAVWDVADRAAAQRQPTDSAVPALVISGTFDVKTGASWAKDVARDLSRSTSVVFPGIGHWVVPQSPCAQSVLASFFARPTTPDTSCVEDVEPKPFTIVPE from the coding sequence ATGCCCAATCACCCACTCCACGTGGTGACCGCCGCGGCCGCACTGGTGTGCCTGACCGCCCTCGGCCCCGTGCCCGCAGGCGCCGCGGCCGGCCCGGCGGCGCCCGGCGCTGCCGCGTCCCCGGACTCCCGCTCCGACGGCCCCGGCCCCGGCTCCGCCGCCCCGTCCCGGTTCGTACCCGGCCCCTGCCCCGAGCCGCCCGAGCCGATCGAGGCGCTGGCCGACGCCCGCTGCGGCCACCTGGAGGTACCGGAGAACCGCTCCCGCCCGGGCGGCCGGACCATCGACCTGTCCGTCGCCGTCATTCCGGCCGTGAGCCCGGCGAAGCCCGCGCAGGACCCCGTGGTGTTCATGGCGGGCGGCCCCGGGGCCGACACGTTCGACGACATCCCCTTCCTCGTCGACTCCGGCCTGAACAAGGGCCGCGACCTGATCGTCATGGCTCAGCGCGGCAACCTCTACGACCAGCCGAACCTCGCCTGCCCGGAGATCGACCGGTTCAACGAGCAGGCTGTCGGCCTCGGATACGACTCGGACCAGGCCAAGCAGCTCATGCTCAAGGCCGTCAAGGACTGCCGCGACCGCCTCACCGCCCAGGGCGTCGACCTGAGCGCCTACAACACCACCGAGAACGCGGCCGACTTCGCCGACCTGCGCGAGGCTCTGAAGCTGCGCCAGTGGAACGTCTACGGATACTCCTACGGCAGCAACCTGGCCCTCACCTACCTGCGCCTGCACCCCGAGGGCATCCGCGCGTTCGCGATCGACTCCGTCACGCCGCCCCGGCACGTGACCCTGCCGTGGGCCTGGGGCAGCACCGCCGAGGGGATCGACAACATCATCGAGGCGTGCGCGGCGCAGCCCGCCTGCAAGAACCGCTACCCCGACTTCCGCCGGACGCTGACCGAGCAGGTGCGCAGGCTGGAAGCCCGCCCCCTCACGCTGAACGTCGAGCCGCCCGGCGGAGGGGAGCCCGTCACGGTCGTCCTCGACGGAGGCGCGCTCCTGAACCTGATCGTCGCCTTCTCCCCCCGGCCAGAGGACCTGCCGGCGGCACTCGACGAACTCGCCGACGGCAACCCGGAGCGCTTCGCGAAGGCCCGCGCGGCCGGATCGGTCCAGAAGACCGGCGCGTTCGCCCACGGCCTGACGCAGTCCGTCGTGTGCGGCGAATGGGCCCCGGGCTACTCGGAGGCCGACGTGCTGGCCGCCGGGCGCAAGGTCTACCCCGACTGGCCGGACACGGTCCTGGCCGAGGTGCCGCAACTTCCCTTCCAGTACCCGGCGTGCGCGGTCTGGGACGTCGCGGACCGCGCGGCCGCCCAGCGGCAGCCCACGGACAGTGCGGTGCCCGCGCTCGTCATCTCCGGCACGTTCGACGTGAAGACGGGGGCGAGTTGGGCGAAGGACGTGGCCCGCGACCTGTCCCGTTCGACCTCCGTGGTGTTCCCCGGGATCGGGCACTGGGTGGTCCCGCAGTCGCCCTGCGCGCAGAGCGTCCTGGCCTCGTTCTTCGCCCGCCCGACCACGCCCGACACCAGCTGCGTGGAAGACGTGGAGCCCAAACCGTTCACGATCGTCCCCGAATGA
- a CDS encoding polyphosphate kinase 2 family protein produces MSDERAERIADFIEPLRVRPGSRVRLDRDFDPRFKAGLKKQDGAELLRTGVSLLAEYQDRLAAQDAYGVLLCLQAIDAGGKDGTIRHVMSGVNPQGVRVSSFKVPSAEELDHDYLWRYARRLPARGEIAIFNRSHYEEVLVVRVHPENLVRQKLPEEACGPDVWDRRYREINRWERYLTDNGFKVVKVFLNLSKEEQRARFLKRIDEPDKNWKFSAADVRERRRWDDYQDAFSAMLSATSTEWAPWYVVPADRKWVARICAASVLAHTLMDIDPQYPDVGEEARRDLLVTRRELQREAPAGAPADPPSAPASASRRRGRKKKRRKAKRD; encoded by the coding sequence ATGTCGGACGAGAGAGCCGAACGCATCGCGGATTTCATCGAGCCGCTGCGGGTGCGGCCCGGGTCGCGGGTACGCCTCGACCGGGACTTCGATCCCCGCTTCAAAGCCGGCCTGAAGAAGCAGGACGGCGCCGAGCTGCTGCGTACCGGGGTGTCGTTGCTTGCCGAGTACCAGGACCGGCTGGCCGCCCAGGACGCCTACGGCGTGCTGCTGTGCCTCCAGGCCATCGACGCCGGGGGCAAGGACGGGACGATCCGCCATGTGATGAGCGGCGTCAATCCCCAGGGCGTGCGGGTCAGCAGCTTCAAGGTGCCCTCCGCCGAGGAGCTGGACCACGACTACCTGTGGCGGTACGCCCGCCGGCTGCCGGCGCGCGGCGAGATCGCCATCTTCAACCGCTCGCACTACGAGGAGGTTCTCGTCGTACGGGTGCACCCCGAGAACCTCGTACGGCAGAAACTGCCGGAGGAAGCCTGCGGGCCGGACGTGTGGGACCGCCGCTACCGGGAGATCAACCGCTGGGAGCGCTACCTCACGGACAACGGGTTCAAGGTGGTGAAGGTCTTCCTCAACCTGTCCAAGGAGGAACAGCGCGCCCGCTTCCTCAAGCGGATCGACGAGCCGGACAAGAACTGGAAGTTCTCCGCGGCGGACGTCCGGGAGCGGCGCCGGTGGGACGACTACCAGGACGCGTTCTCCGCGATGCTGTCGGCCACCAGCACGGAGTGGGCGCCGTGGTACGTCGTACCGGCGGACCGGAAGTGGGTCGCGCGGATCTGTGCGGCGTCGGTCCTCGCGCACACGCTGATGGACATCGATCCCCAGTACCCCGACGTGGGGGAGGAAGCGCGCAGGGACCTCCTCGTCACCCGGCGCGAGCTGCAGCGGGAAGCCCCCGCCGGAGCCCCGGCCGATCCGCCCTCCGCCCCCGCCTCCGCCTCGCGGCGGCGCGGGAGGAAGAAGAAGCGCCGTAAGGCCAAGCGCGACTGA
- a CDS encoding S8 family peptidase encodes MATHKRSKALRNTAIAAGAATAVVAAVFASPLAGAAEPAEGIVHGLGVQGAVDGSFVVILDASANKEDLAKKYGGKLERSYGSQVNGFSASGLTEKEAKRLAADPAVGTVVQNKRFTINETQEKPPSWGLDRIDQAATAGDQKYTYPDGGGEGVTAYVIDTGVRITHKDFGGRATSGFDAIDNDETADDGNGHGTHVAGTIAGTAHGVAKKAKIVAVRVLDDNGSGTTEQVVAGIDWVTKNHSGPSVANMSLGGGVDEALDAAVKRAVDAGVTFAVAAGNESSDAGQGSPSRVPEALTVASSTEGDQQSDFSNFGSVVDLYAPGSEITSAWNDSDTGVKTISGTSMAAPHVAGAAALYLAANPSATPAATAAALTGAATEGAIKNPSSGTANKLLKIAP; translated from the coding sequence ATGGCAACTCACAAGCGATCCAAAGCCCTTCGCAACACGGCCATAGCCGCGGGAGCCGCGACAGCGGTCGTGGCGGCCGTGTTCGCGAGCCCCCTCGCGGGGGCGGCCGAACCGGCCGAGGGGATTGTGCACGGCCTCGGCGTCCAAGGCGCCGTGGACGGCAGCTTCGTCGTCATCCTCGACGCATCGGCGAACAAGGAGGACCTGGCGAAGAAGTACGGAGGCAAGCTCGAACGCTCCTACGGCTCCCAGGTCAACGGCTTCTCCGCGTCCGGACTGACCGAGAAGGAGGCCAAGCGGCTCGCGGCCGACCCGGCCGTCGGCACGGTCGTGCAGAACAAGCGCTTCACCATCAACGAGACCCAGGAGAAGCCCCCGTCCTGGGGCCTGGACCGGATCGACCAGGCCGCCACGGCCGGCGACCAGAAGTACACCTACCCCGACGGCGGCGGCGAGGGGGTCACGGCCTACGTCATCGACACCGGGGTCCGCATCACGCACAAGGACTTCGGCGGCCGGGCCACCAGTGGTTTCGACGCGATCGACAACGACGAGACCGCCGACGACGGCAACGGCCACGGCACGCACGTGGCCGGCACCATCGCCGGCACCGCGCACGGCGTCGCCAAGAAGGCGAAGATCGTCGCGGTACGGGTGCTGGACGACAACGGGTCCGGCACCACCGAGCAGGTCGTCGCCGGCATCGACTGGGTGACGAAGAACCACTCCGGTCCGTCGGTCGCCAACATGAGCCTCGGCGGCGGCGTGGACGAGGCGCTGGACGCCGCGGTCAAGCGGGCCGTCGACGCCGGTGTGACCTTCGCGGTGGCGGCCGGCAACGAGTCCTCCGACGCCGGCCAGGGCTCCCCCTCCCGGGTGCCCGAAGCGCTCACGGTCGCGTCCAGCACCGAGGGCGACCAGCAGTCGGACTTCTCGAACTTCGGCTCCGTGGTGGACCTCTACGCGCCGGGTTCGGAGATCACGTCGGCCTGGAACGACAGCGACACCGGGGTCAAGACCATCTCGGGCACCTCGATGGCCGCCCCGCACGTGGCGGGGGCCGCCGCCCTGTACCTGGCGGCCAACCCCTCCGCGACGCCGGCCGCCACGGCCGCCGCGCTGACCGGCGCCGCGACGGAGGGAGCCATCAAGAACCCCTCCTCCGGCACCGCGAACAAGTTGCTGAAGATCGCGCCGTAA
- the gdhA gene encoding NADP-specific glutamate dehydrogenase, translated as MKDSKDRLEALRAEIERRNPAQPEFHQAVREVLETLAPVFTARPEYADPALALVERLTEPERQIVFRVPWQDDRGRVQVNRGYRVEFNSALGPYKGGLRFHPSVDIGVVKFLGFEQVFKNALTGLGIGGGKGGSDFDPRGRSDAEVMRFCQSFMTELHRHIGEHTDVPAGDIGVGGREIGYLFGQYRRITNRWEAGVLTGKGQGWGGSAIRPQATGYGSVLFAAEMLKVRGAALDGLTAVVSGSGNVALYTIEKLQQLGANPLTCSDSQGYVVDDKGIDLALLQQVKEVERGRVSEYAERRGSSARFVPGGRVWEVPADIAFPSATQNELEAQDARTLVAGGVRAVCEGANMPTTPEAVRILREAGVAFGPGKAANAGGVAVSALEMSQNAGRAAWSARRVEDELAAIMRSIHAVAHETAERYGAPGDYVTGANIAGFERVADAMLAQGVI; from the coding sequence GTGAAGGACTCGAAGGACAGGCTGGAAGCACTGCGGGCCGAGATCGAGCGCCGCAACCCCGCACAGCCCGAGTTCCACCAGGCGGTACGGGAGGTCCTCGAAACCCTGGCCCCCGTCTTCACCGCCCGGCCCGAGTACGCCGACCCGGCCCTGGCCCTGGTGGAGCGCCTCACCGAGCCCGAACGGCAGATCGTCTTCCGCGTCCCGTGGCAGGACGACCGCGGCCGGGTGCAGGTCAACCGCGGCTACCGGGTCGAGTTCAACAGCGCGCTCGGCCCCTACAAGGGCGGTCTGCGCTTCCACCCGTCCGTGGACATCGGCGTCGTGAAGTTCCTGGGCTTCGAGCAGGTCTTCAAGAACGCCCTGACCGGCCTGGGGATCGGCGGCGGCAAGGGCGGCAGCGACTTCGACCCGCGCGGCAGGTCGGACGCCGAGGTCATGCGCTTCTGCCAGTCCTTCATGACCGAGCTGCACCGCCACATCGGCGAGCACACCGACGTCCCCGCCGGGGACATCGGTGTCGGCGGCCGTGAGATCGGCTACCTCTTCGGCCAGTACCGGCGCATCACCAACCGCTGGGAGGCCGGCGTCCTGACCGGCAAGGGACAGGGCTGGGGCGGCTCCGCGATCAGGCCGCAGGCGACCGGCTACGGCAGCGTGCTCTTCGCCGCCGAGATGCTGAAGGTCCGCGGCGCGGCGCTGGACGGGCTGACCGCCGTGGTCTCCGGGTCCGGCAACGTGGCGCTGTACACCATCGAAAAGCTCCAGCAGCTCGGCGCGAACCCGCTGACCTGCTCGGACTCCCAGGGCTACGTCGTCGACGACAAGGGCATCGACCTCGCGCTGCTCCAGCAGGTCAAGGAGGTCGAGCGCGGACGCGTCAGCGAGTACGCGGAGCGCCGGGGATCCTCGGCGCGTTTCGTGCCCGGCGGCCGGGTCTGGGAGGTGCCGGCGGACATCGCCTTCCCCTCCGCCACGCAGAACGAACTGGAGGCGCAGGACGCCCGTACTCTCGTCGCCGGCGGGGTCAGGGCGGTCTGTGAGGGCGCCAACATGCCGACCACCCCCGAGGCCGTACGGATCCTGCGGGAGGCCGGGGTCGCGTTCGGACCCGGCAAGGCCGCCAACGCGGGCGGGGTCGCGGTCAGCGCCCTGGAGATGAGCCAGAACGCCGGGCGGGCGGCCTGGAGCGCGCGGCGGGTGGAGGACGAGCTCGCCGCCATCATGCGGTCGATCCACGCCGTGGCCCACGAGACCGCCGAGCGGTACGGCGCCCCGGGCGACTACGTCACCGGCGCCAACATCGCCGGCTTCGAGCGCGTCGCCGACGCGATGCTGGCGCAGGGCGTCATCTGA
- a CDS encoding dihydrofolate reductase family protein, producing MGLIHIELFATLDLVGQAPGGPDEDPAGFPFGGWQAPLLDETAEAQIGAAYEGTDALLLGRRTYDIFAAYWPHQEGGQDDDIATLFNRVPKYVASRGTPDLSWAGSTQLGPDLAGAVREIRDRHEHVKVVGSLDLVQTLLREKLFDRLDLWVHPIVLGVGKKLFDGGAVPTNLTLLAPPAAGPKGAVYLRYGLADGVPATGDMGAPDRGAGSEG from the coding sequence ATGGGACTCATCCACATCGAGCTGTTCGCGACCCTCGACCTCGTCGGCCAGGCGCCCGGCGGCCCCGACGAGGACCCGGCCGGGTTCCCCTTCGGCGGCTGGCAGGCACCCCTCCTGGACGAGACCGCCGAGGCGCAGATCGGCGCCGCGTACGAGGGCACCGACGCCCTCCTGCTCGGCCGGCGCACCTACGACATCTTCGCCGCCTACTGGCCCCACCAGGAGGGCGGCCAGGACGACGACATCGCCACCCTCTTCAACCGCGTCCCGAAGTACGTGGCCTCGCGCGGCACGCCGGACCTCTCCTGGGCCGGATCCACCCAGCTCGGCCCGGACCTCGCCGGCGCGGTGCGCGAGATCCGCGACCGGCACGAGCACGTCAAGGTCGTCGGCAGCCTGGACCTCGTGCAGACGCTGCTGCGCGAGAAGCTCTTCGACCGGCTCGACCTCTGGGTGCACCCGATCGTGCTCGGCGTCGGGAAGAAGCTGTTCGACGGGGGCGCGGTACCCACGAACCTCACGCTCCTCGCACCCCCGGCCGCCGGCCCGAAGGGAGCCGTGTACCTGCGCTACGGACTCGCCGACGGCGTTCCCGCCACCGGGGACATGGGCGCACCCGACCGCGGGGCCGGAAGCGAGGGCTGA